One window of Thermocoleostomius sinensis A174 genomic DNA carries:
- the wecB gene encoding non-hydrolyzing UDP-N-acetylglucosamine 2-epimerase, which produces MAKSPIRVCIILGTRPEAIKLAPVIQAFQQDPAFSTQVILTGQHREMVSQVMKLFGLQADRDLNIMQHGQTLTDITCRSLRGLETLFHELQPQLVIVQGDTTTALAAALAAFYQQIPVGHVEAGLRTDHIYNPYPEEANRRLISQITHLHFAPTTLAVENLERSGVIGKIYHTGNTVIDALLTVAAQQPACPVENLAWEHYRVLLATVHRRENWGSPLQEIATGFLDVLDRFPDTALLLPLHRNPTVREPLQAILGSHPRVFLTEPLDYSELVGAIQRCYLLLTDSGGLQEEAPSLGKPVLVLRETTERPEAVQAGTAKLVGTHPKTIATEAATLLADADAYQVMANAVNPFGDGQASQRIVQAVKAHFG; this is translated from the coding sequence ATGGCTAAGTCACCGATTCGAGTTTGCATCATTCTAGGAACCCGCCCCGAAGCGATCAAGTTAGCTCCGGTGATTCAAGCTTTTCAGCAAGATCCAGCCTTTTCCACCCAAGTCATTCTCACCGGACAGCACCGAGAGATGGTGTCCCAAGTCATGAAATTATTTGGGCTGCAAGCCGATCGCGATTTGAACATCATGCAGCATGGGCAGACCTTAACCGACATCACCTGCCGCAGCCTACGAGGACTGGAAACCCTGTTCCACGAGCTTCAGCCCCAATTGGTAATTGTGCAAGGCGATACCACAACCGCATTGGCAGCGGCCCTAGCGGCTTTCTATCAGCAAATTCCGGTGGGGCACGTGGAAGCTGGACTGCGAACTGATCACATCTATAATCCCTACCCAGAAGAAGCGAATCGGCGGTTGATTTCGCAAATCACGCATCTTCACTTTGCCCCTACGACGCTTGCGGTGGAAAATTTAGAGCGATCGGGGGTCATCGGCAAGATTTATCATACGGGCAATACCGTGATTGATGCGCTGTTGACCGTAGCCGCCCAGCAGCCTGCTTGCCCGGTGGAAAATTTAGCCTGGGAGCACTATCGCGTATTATTGGCTACAGTGCATCGCCGCGAAAATTGGGGCAGTCCGTTGCAAGAGATTGCTACCGGATTCTTGGATGTGCTCGATCGCTTTCCTGATACAGCATTGCTGCTGCCCTTACATCGCAACCCGACGGTACGAGAACCCTTGCAAGCCATACTAGGGTCTCATCCTCGCGTATTTTTGACAGAACCATTAGATTACAGCGAACTGGTTGGGGCCATTCAACGCTGCTACTTGCTCTTAACCGATTCTGGAGGACTGCAAGAGGAAGCACCCAGTCTAGGAAAACCAGTGTTAGTTCTGCGAGAAACCACTGAACGCCCAGAAGCCGTCCAAGCGGGTACAGCCAAACTGGTGGGAACCCATCCAAAAACCATTGCCACAGAAGCGGCAACGCTGCTTGCCGATGCCGATGCGTATCAGGTTATGGCTAATGCGGTCAATCCCTTTGGCGATGGTCAAGCATCTCAGCGAATTGTGCAAGCCGTCAAAGCTCATTTTGGCTAA
- the purU gene encoding formyltetrahydrofolate deformylase translates to MSSPTATLLISCPDQRGLVAKFANFIYSNGGNIIHADQHTDASAGLFLTRIEWELAGFNLPRDIIAPAFGAIAQPLQANWQLHFSDRVPRIAIWVSRQDHCLFDLIWRQRSKELNAEIPLIISNHPQLQSIADQFSIDYHYLPITPDTKPAQEAKQLDLLRQYNIDLVVLAKYMQVLSSKFIAQFPTLINIHHSFLPAFPGANPYHRAFDRGVKIIGATAHYVTQDLDEGPIIEQDVVRVSHRDQVEDLIRQGKDLERVVLARAVRLHLQNRVLVYGNRTVVFA, encoded by the coding sequence ATGTCTAGCCCAACTGCTACCCTGTTAATTTCCTGTCCCGATCAACGGGGATTGGTCGCGAAATTTGCCAATTTCATTTACTCAAATGGCGGCAATATTATCCATGCCGATCAGCATACCGATGCTTCGGCGGGGTTGTTTTTAACGCGGATAGAATGGGAGCTAGCCGGATTTAATTTGCCGCGAGATATCATTGCTCCAGCTTTTGGCGCCATTGCCCAACCTTTACAGGCCAATTGGCAACTCCATTTTTCAGATCGGGTGCCTCGGATTGCGATTTGGGTCAGCCGTCAAGATCACTGTTTGTTTGATTTGATCTGGCGACAGCGATCGAAAGAGTTGAATGCAGAAATTCCCCTCATTATCAGCAATCATCCACAATTGCAGTCGATCGCCGACCAATTTAGTATTGACTATCATTATTTACCAATCACACCAGATACCAAACCAGCACAGGAAGCCAAACAGCTAGACTTGTTGCGGCAGTACAACATTGATCTAGTAGTGTTGGCAAAGTATATGCAGGTGCTTAGCTCAAAGTTTATTGCCCAGTTTCCCACCCTGATCAATATTCATCACTCGTTTTTGCCCGCCTTTCCAGGAGCCAATCCCTATCATCGGGCGTTCGATCGGGGTGTTAAAATCATTGGCGCAACAGCCCACTATGTCACCCAAGATTTAGACGAAGGCCCCATCATTGAACAAGATGTAGTACGGGTGAGCCATCGCGATCAGGTAGAAGATTTGATTCGACAGGGTAAAGACTTAGAACGGGTTGTATTGGCCAGAGCCGTGCGCCTACACTTGCAAAATCGCGTGTTGGTATATGGCAACCGCACTGTGGTGTTTGCCTAA
- a CDS encoding MFS transporter: MTNPEELNIERLTLKTKLSYGTGMLTASILGNIVIFFLLFFMTDVAGLNPALAGSVLLLGRLWDAINDPMVGWLSDRTRSPWGKRYPWMLAGVVPFAGLFILLWLVPPMENQWQLFGYYAGIAFLYYIASTTVSIPYTTLASELTQTYTERTSLAGFQTAFDLAGGIFALVMAQVIFELIPDTQQQYLVLAINCAVLAILAVLLCVCGTFSRFQTMQLQRSASVAPSPSLLRQMRTVLSHRPFLLIMGIFLCSWLAMQLIASVLPYFVVHYMGRQEQDVTQLGITAQLTALVATIGWSWLGQRVDKRTIYFLGIPPWLLAQAGIFFLQPQQIGFVYVLAVTMGMGIAVAYLVPWSTLPDVIDLDELQSGQRREGIFYGFMSQLQKIGVAVSLFLVGKSLDWTGFIATTAEQPTPLQPDSALWAIRWAIAPVPALFLLCSLVLAYFYPITREAHQEIALRLQERRHSPIDRV, translated from the coding sequence ATGACCAACCCAGAGGAATTAAATATTGAGCGCTTAACGCTTAAAACAAAGCTTAGCTATGGCACGGGAATGCTAACCGCGTCGATTCTGGGTAATATTGTCATCTTCTTTCTGCTGTTTTTCATGACGGATGTCGCTGGACTAAATCCAGCCTTGGCAGGGTCGGTGCTGTTGTTGGGACGCCTTTGGGATGCAATCAATGATCCAATGGTGGGTTGGTTAAGCGATCGCACTCGATCTCCCTGGGGCAAGCGTTATCCGTGGATGCTGGCAGGAGTCGTTCCCTTCGCTGGATTGTTCATCCTGCTATGGCTCGTGCCACCTATGGAAAATCAATGGCAATTGTTTGGCTACTATGCAGGCATTGCCTTTCTATATTACATTGCCTCTACGACGGTCAGTATTCCCTATACCACTCTGGCGTCTGAATTGACACAGACCTATACGGAGCGCACGAGTTTGGCTGGCTTTCAAACGGCATTTGATCTGGCTGGCGGTATTTTTGCGTTGGTGATGGCGCAAGTCATTTTTGAACTGATTCCTGATACCCAACAGCAATATCTCGTGTTGGCAATCAACTGTGCAGTGTTGGCCATACTGGCAGTATTGTTATGTGTTTGTGGCACTTTTTCTCGCTTTCAAACAATGCAATTGCAGCGATCGGCGTCTGTCGCGCCTTCTCCTTCCTTGCTCAGACAAATGCGCACGGTTTTAAGCCATCGCCCATTTCTCCTGATCATGGGAATTTTCCTGTGTTCTTGGTTAGCCATGCAACTCATTGCTAGCGTGTTGCCCTATTTTGTAGTGCACTACATGGGACGGCAAGAGCAAGACGTGACGCAATTAGGGATTACGGCTCAACTCACCGCACTAGTCGCCACAATCGGGTGGAGTTGGTTGGGGCAACGGGTGGATAAACGCACCATTTATTTTCTAGGGATTCCGCCCTGGCTCTTGGCCCAAGCAGGAATTTTCTTTTTACAACCGCAGCAAATCGGCTTTGTCTATGTTTTAGCGGTGACGATGGGGATGGGAATTGCAGTAGCATATCTGGTTCCGTGGTCTACATTACCGGATGTTATCGATCTCGATGAGCTTCAGTCGGGTCAGCGTCGCGAAGGTATTTTCTATGGCTTTATGTCACAGTTGCAAAAAATTGGGGTGGCGGTGTCTCTATTTTTGGTAGGTAAAAGCCTTGATTGGACAGGGTTTATTGCCACCACCGCCGAGCAGCCTACTCCGCTCCAGCCGGATTCTGCCTTGTGGGCCATTCGGTGGGCGATCGCGCCTGTGCCCGCCTTATTTCTGCTCTGTAGTTTAGTGTTAGCCTATTTTTACCCCATCACCCGAGAAGCCCATCAGGAAATTGCCCTACGGCTCCAAGAACGTCGCCATTCACCCATCGATCGAGTCTAA
- a CDS encoding cytochrome P450, with protein MLTSVRPQSLSVPGPNPKTELGHLLNVIRFGQDSIGFARQLFQQYGPIVALRSGGGSNLYSSDPNCPGTVFAYGPEIVRQVATQHEIYTKHPLSGRIYGRRNESNRSQPLKHFGVGLFGLNGDVHRQHRQLMMPAFHRQQIESYRDDIVALTASTLEQLRPGQVCDMSEVMRLLTMRVATKTLFGEDIGEAGGGIGQLLQEALGTLGTPLLLFFPFDLPGLPYHRFLTQIGQLDDLMRQLIDRKRHTIDRDRDVLSMLIQARDEVDGTGLSEDELLGHVGVLFAAGHETSSNALTWTLFLLSQHPSVAADLLDELDSVLHGAAPTIAQLSQLPLLERVIKESMRILSPVPWNGRITSKPTELGGYFLPEGTEVFVGIYHTHQMPELYPNPSVFSPQRWETIAPSMYEYNPFSAGSRVCIGAGFAMMEIKLILAMLLQRYRLQLIPNARIDQAGVIVMAPKQGMPMHIHQQDRQFEQKPGTVRGNIREMVQLPT; from the coding sequence ATGCTGACCTCTGTGCGCCCTCAATCCCTCTCTGTCCCTGGCCCTAATCCTAAAACGGAACTGGGACATTTGCTCAATGTCATTCGCTTTGGACAAGATTCCATCGGGTTTGCTCGCCAGCTTTTTCAACAATATGGTCCGATTGTGGCATTGCGATCGGGCGGCGGCAGTAACCTCTACTCGTCTGATCCCAACTGCCCTGGAACAGTGTTTGCCTATGGCCCAGAGATTGTGCGGCAGGTGGCCACCCAGCATGAAATCTATACCAAGCATCCGCTGTCGGGACGAATCTATGGCAGACGCAATGAGTCAAACCGCTCGCAGCCCTTGAAGCACTTTGGCGTGGGCTTATTTGGACTTAACGGCGACGTACATCGTCAGCATCGCCAACTGATGATGCCCGCGTTTCATCGCCAGCAGATCGAAAGCTATCGCGATGACATTGTGGCACTGACCGCATCGACCTTAGAGCAACTCCGTCCGGGGCAAGTGTGTGATATGTCTGAAGTTATGCGGCTATTGACCATGCGCGTTGCCACAAAAACGCTGTTTGGTGAAGACATTGGCGAAGCAGGCGGGGGAATCGGACAACTCCTGCAAGAGGCACTTGGCACGTTAGGAACGCCGCTGCTGCTGTTTTTCCCTTTTGACCTTCCCGGCTTGCCCTACCATCGCTTTCTCACGCAAATTGGGCAACTGGATGACCTGATGCGCCAACTGATCGATCGCAAACGCCACACCATCGATCGCGATCGGGATGTGCTGTCGATGCTGATTCAAGCTCGTGATGAAGTGGACGGCACTGGACTCAGCGAAGACGAACTATTGGGGCATGTAGGCGTTTTGTTTGCCGCTGGGCATGAAACCAGTTCTAATGCGCTGACCTGGACGTTGTTTTTGTTGTCTCAGCACCCGTCAGTAGCTGCCGATTTGCTGGACGAACTGGACTCTGTTTTGCATGGAGCAGCCCCAACAATCGCTCAATTATCTCAGTTGCCCTTACTAGAACGAGTGATTAAAGAAAGTATGCGAATTCTGTCACCTGTTCCCTGGAATGGCCGCATTACTTCAAAACCGACGGAGCTAGGGGGCTATTTCTTACCGGAAGGCACTGAAGTATTTGTCGGCATCTACCACACGCACCAAATGCCAGAGCTTTATCCCAATCCGTCTGTGTTTAGTCCGCAGCGGTGGGAAACGATCGCACCGTCGATGTATGAATATAACCCATTCAGTGCAGGCTCGCGGGTTTGCATTGGAGCCGGATTTGCCATGATGGAAATCAAATTAATCTTGGCCATGCTATTGCAACGCTATCGTCTGCAATTGATTCCCAACGCCAGAATCGATCAAGCTGGTGTGATTGTCATGGCTCCCAAGCAGGGAATGCCGATGCACATTCATCAACAAGATCGTCAGTTTGAGCAAAAGCCTGGAACCGTTCGCGGCAATATTCGAGAGATGGTGCAATTACCCACCTAG